Proteins encoded in a region of the Mucilaginibacter sabulilitoris genome:
- a CDS encoding ABC transporter permease has product MIKSYLKTAWRFLLKNKTFSFINIFGLAMGTLCCLYILLYVQEQYNYDKHHKQVDNIYRITTDLELTGDKHHSSTSSPPITPAMKNDFAEVQQFTRVVPTDGFGAKQHLLRYKEKSFYEHDAAYVDSTFFDMFNYHFVGGNASKVLTEPYSLVLFKPVADKLFGTEDPIGKMISIDNSFGKHDFKVTGVIDESLGKTHIHANMFMAMNSGGLGGFVRQNTTWAGNNFLFAYIKLKPGASAAALEKKLPDLLNKYGAQQLKEIGMKKVLHLQPVTTIHTTPGFEHEFTKTLDPSFLYILILIAVMIQVIACINFMNLSTARASKRAKEVGVRKVIGAGQSDLIRQFLGESFLLALIGVAIALPLLILLMPYLNQITHSDIQLSFFTNYRLWIMLLSLVVVTGLVAGSYPAFYLSAFKAVKVMKGNFNNHISAGGIRKSLVVVQFVLSIVLVTGIIVIYSQLNYIKNKDLGFDQSQKLIFNFYTSTTQRQMPAFTNDLKQLAGVKAVSNADNYLGQFVPHDHGVYLAGGNMATAIDAQNINVDENFVKANGIKVISGRDLRQHDSTRVLINETLAKRLGLNPQTAPGTRLYTKYEPNPVTFVEVAGVMKDFNYNSLHSEVNPFMLVYDGQQDELNTIIVSTDSKNYKGLLSKMEAVWHKDIPDAPFEYSFLDSEVQKQYESEITLSQIINSFTLIAILISCLGLFGLAAFSAEQRSKEIGIRKVLGASVSGIVALLSKDFLKLVMVSIVIATPFAWWAASKWLQAFVYRINISWWMFALAGVLAIVIALVTVSFQAIKAALMNPVKSLKTE; this is encoded by the coding sequence ATGATTAAAAGTTATTTAAAAACCGCCTGGAGATTTTTGTTAAAGAACAAAACCTTTAGTTTTATAAACATATTTGGCCTGGCAATGGGTACGTTGTGCTGCCTGTATATTTTGTTATATGTGCAGGAACAGTACAATTATGACAAGCATCATAAACAGGTTGACAACATTTATCGCATTACAACAGACCTGGAATTAACGGGCGATAAGCACCATAGCAGTACAAGCTCGCCGCCCATTACACCGGCCATGAAAAATGATTTTGCAGAGGTGCAGCAATTTACGCGGGTAGTGCCGACAGATGGCTTTGGCGCTAAACAGCATTTGCTGCGCTATAAGGAGAAATCATTTTATGAGCACGATGCTGCTTATGTCGACTCTACCTTTTTTGATATGTTCAACTATCATTTTGTTGGAGGGAATGCGTCAAAAGTATTAACCGAACCATATTCACTTGTACTTTTTAAACCCGTTGCTGACAAGCTTTTTGGTACTGAAGACCCGATAGGTAAAATGATATCTATCGACAACTCATTTGGCAAGCATGATTTTAAAGTGACCGGGGTAATTGATGAAAGCCTAGGTAAAACACATATCCACGCCAATATGTTTATGGCCATGAATAGCGGGGGATTGGGCGGATTCGTTCGCCAGAACACCACCTGGGCGGGTAATAATTTTCTGTTTGCATATATCAAACTGAAGCCGGGTGCCAGTGCAGCCGCGCTTGAAAAAAAACTGCCCGACCTTTTAAACAAGTATGGCGCACAGCAACTAAAGGAGATAGGCATGAAAAAAGTACTGCACCTGCAGCCGGTTACAACCATACATACAACGCCGGGCTTTGAACATGAATTTACCAAAACACTTGATCCGTCGTTCCTGTACATACTAATACTCATCGCGGTAATGATACAAGTTATAGCCTGCATCAATTTCATGAACCTATCAACCGCGCGCGCATCCAAACGCGCCAAGGAAGTGGGCGTACGAAAAGTGATAGGCGCAGGCCAGAGCGATTTGATAAGACAATTTCTGGGCGAATCGTTTTTACTTGCCCTTATTGGGGTGGCTATAGCGCTGCCGTTATTGATCTTATTAATGCCATACCTAAACCAGATAACCCATTCAGATATACAACTATCCTTTTTTACAAACTATCGCTTATGGATAATGTTGCTGAGCCTGGTTGTTGTTACCGGCTTGGTTGCTGGTAGCTATCCGGCATTTTACCTTTCGGCTTTTAAAGCGGTAAAAGTGATGAAAGGTAATTTTAACAATCATATTTCGGCAGGTGGCATCCGTAAATCATTAGTAGTGGTTCAGTTTGTATTATCAATTGTGCTGGTAACCGGCATTATTGTAATTTACAGTCAGCTTAATTATATTAAAAATAAAGACCTCGGGTTTGACCAGAGCCAAAAACTGATATTTAATTTTTATACCAGTACTACCCAGCGGCAAATGCCCGCATTTACCAACGACCTGAAACAACTGGCTGGGGTAAAAGCGGTTAGTAACGCCGATAATTATTTGGGCCAGTTTGTGCCGCATGATCATGGGGTTTACCTGGCCGGCGGTAATATGGCCACGGCTATCGACGCGCAAAATATAAACGTTGATGAAAACTTTGTAAAAGCCAATGGTATAAAAGTGATCAGCGGCCGCGATCTCAGGCAACACGACTCAACACGGGTACTTATCAATGAAACTCTTGCCAAACGTTTGGGTTTAAACCCGCAAACCGCCCCGGGGACAAGGCTGTACACCAAATACGAGCCAAATCCGGTCACCTTTGTTGAGGTAGCAGGTGTGATGAAAGATTTTAACTACAACTCCTTGCATAGTGAAGTAAACCCCTTTATGCTGGTTTATGACGGTCAACAAGATGAATTGAACACCATTATTGTATCTACCGATAGTAAAAACTATAAGGGCCTGCTGTCAAAAATGGAAGCCGTATGGCACAAAGATATCCCAGACGCACCTTTTGAATATTCGTTTCTGGATAGCGAGGTGCAAAAACAATATGAATCGGAAATCACTTTATCGCAGATCATTAATTCATTTACGCTGATCGCTATCCTAATCTCATGCCTTGGCTTGTTTGGTTTGGCAGCGTTTAGCGCCGAACAGCGGAGTAAAGAAATAGGTATCCGCAAAGTGCTTGGTGCAAGTGTATCGGGTATAGTAGCACTTTTATCAAAAGATTTTTTAAAGCTGGTTATGGTATCCATAGTAATTGCAACTCCATTTGCCTGGTGGGCCGCAAGTAAATGGCTGCAGGCATTTGTTTACCGTATAAATATAAGCTGGTGGATGTTTGCCCTGGCGGGTGTACTGGCCATTGTTATTGCCCTGGTAACCGTAAGTTTCCAGGCCATTAAAGCAGCGTTGATGAACCCTGTGAAAAGCTTGAAAACGGAGTAA
- a CDS encoding ABC transporter permease, giving the protein MIKNYLKIGWRNLIKNKASSLINIGGLAVGMAVAMFIGLWIWDEVSYDSGFKNKDRIAKVMDNGWVNNEVETSGGSALPLAPALRNSYGNLFKHVIITSWTNDHLLTYNNKTVTQKGNYMEPAVTDMLSLKILKGNAGSLNDPTSILLSQSAAKAVFGNADPINNVIRIDKKLEAKVTGIYQDLPQNSSFGDLAFIAPFQMLATSEHYATRFNNPWGASWFQTFVQIADNADMNQVSAKIKNLKLNALVSLHNSDARYRSALFLHPMNRWYLYGEFKNGVNTGGHIQYVWMFGIIGVFVLLLACINFMNLSTARSEKRAREVGIRKAIGSVRSQLIAQFYTESLLIAVAALVLSLLLVLLCLPAFNELAGKKIVILWGNPVFWALGIIFSLFTGLIAGSYPALYLSSFRPVKVLKGTFKVGHLAAIPRKVLVVVQFTVSVILIIGTVVVFQQIQFAKNRPAGFSRDNMLNVNLQTDDINKQYQALKNDLLASGVVKNVSESESRITQIYISNGGLTWPGKDPGVQEQFTTMAVTSDFGKTFDWKITAGRDFNPAFLSDSLTFIINETAAKFMGLKHPVGETMVWNDNKFKIIGVVKDMVNQSVYAAPQPTIFFLPRFWTNLSNINIKINPLVSTHDAISKISTIFKKYDPATPFSYQFVDDDYAKKFDNEERIGKLASCFSGLAIFISCLGLFGMATFMAEQRIKEIGIRKVLGASIFNLWRLLSKDFVGLVIISLLIATPVAYYIMHQWLQGYAYHAGITWWIFVLTGFGAILITLLTVSYQSIKAALMNPVKSLKME; this is encoded by the coding sequence ATGATCAAAAACTATCTGAAAATCGGGTGGAGAAACCTTATAAAAAATAAGGCTTCTTCTTTAATTAATATCGGCGGCCTGGCTGTTGGTATGGCAGTGGCCATGTTTATTGGTTTATGGATTTGGGATGAGGTATCCTATGATTCAGGCTTCAAAAATAAAGATCGCATCGCTAAAGTAATGGATAACGGATGGGTGAATAATGAAGTGGAAACATCTGGCGGATCAGCTTTGCCACTGGCACCTGCCCTTAGAAATAGCTACGGAAACCTTTTTAAACATGTTATTATAACATCGTGGACAAACGACCATCTTTTAACCTATAACAATAAAACAGTAACCCAAAAAGGCAACTATATGGAGCCTGCGGTAACCGACATGCTTTCTTTAAAAATACTAAAGGGCAATGCCGGTAGTTTAAATGACCCTACATCTATACTACTTTCTCAGTCGGCCGCTAAGGCGGTTTTTGGTAATGCCGACCCGATAAACAATGTTATAAGGATTGATAAGAAGCTTGAAGCCAAGGTAACCGGCATTTACCAGGACCTGCCGCAAAATTCATCTTTTGGCGATCTTGCTTTCATCGCCCCATTTCAAATGCTGGCAACAAGCGAACATTACGCCACCAGGTTCAATAATCCCTGGGGAGCCAGCTGGTTCCAGACATTTGTACAAATTGCTGATAATGCCGACATGAACCAGGTTTCGGCTAAAATCAAAAACCTGAAACTGAACGCGCTCGTAAGCCTGCACAATAGCGATGCACGCTACCGGTCGGCGCTTTTTTTGCACCCCATGAACCGCTGGTACCTGTACGGCGAGTTTAAAAATGGCGTAAATACCGGAGGCCATATCCAGTACGTATGGATGTTTGGCATAATCGGCGTTTTTGTGTTGCTGTTGGCCTGCATCAATTTCATGAACCTGAGCACAGCCCGGTCCGAAAAACGGGCCCGGGAAGTGGGCATTCGCAAAGCTATCGGTTCCGTTCGCAGCCAGCTGATCGCTCAGTTTTACACTGAATCTCTTTTAATAGCTGTTGCTGCTTTAGTTTTATCATTGTTGCTGGTTTTGTTATGCCTGCCTGCGTTTAACGAGCTTGCGGGTAAAAAAATAGTTATTTTATGGGGTAACCCTGTATTCTGGGCACTGGGTATCATCTTTAGTTTATTTACCGGGCTCATTGCAGGCAGCTATCCGGCATTGTACTTATCATCATTTCGCCCCGTAAAAGTATTAAAAGGGACATTCAAGGTTGGCCATTTGGCAGCCATCCCACGTAAGGTATTGGTGGTAGTTCAGTTTACCGTATCAGTAATACTGATAATCGGCACGGTCGTGGTTTTCCAGCAAATCCAGTTTGCAAAAAACCGCCCGGCAGGCTTCAGCCGCGATAACATGTTAAATGTGAATCTGCAAACCGATGATATTAATAAACAATACCAGGCCCTTAAAAATGATTTACTTGCCAGCGGAGTTGTAAAAAATGTATCCGAATCTGAAAGCCGGATCACTCAAATATATATATCTAATGGCGGCCTTACCTGGCCGGGTAAAGACCCTGGCGTACAGGAACAATTTACTACCATGGCCGTAACGTCTGACTTTGGGAAAACCTTCGACTGGAAAATTACCGCGGGACGGGATTTTAACCCTGCTTTCTTATCAGATTCTTTAACATTTATTATCAACGAAACCGCGGCCAAATTTATGGGGCTGAAACACCCGGTTGGTGAAACTATGGTATGGAACGACAATAAGTTTAAAATTATTGGTGTAGTAAAAGATATGGTCAATCAGTCGGTATATGCTGCCCCTCAGCCAACTATTTTCTTTTTGCCGCGCTTCTGGACAAATTTGAGTAATATCAACATAAAAATAAACCCGCTGGTAAGCACTCATGATGCCATAAGCAAGATCAGCACAATATTTAAAAAGTACGACCCCGCAACCCCATTTAGCTATCAATTTGTTGACGATGACTATGCCAAAAAATTTGATAACGAAGAGCGTATTGGAAAACTGGCCAGCTGTTTTTCGGGCCTCGCCATATTTATCAGTTGTTTAGGTTTATTTGGGATGGCTACCTTCATGGCCGAACAGCGCATCAAAGAAATTGGCATACGCAAAGTATTAGGCGCATCGATATTTAACCTGTGGCGTTTACTTTCAAAAGATTTTGTTGGGCTGGTTATCATTTCACTGTTAATAGCAACACCAGTTGCTTATTACATCATGCACCAGTGGCTGCAAGGGTACGCGTACCATGCAGGCATAACCTGGTGGATATTTGTATTAACCGGCTTCGGTGCTATTTTAATTACCCTGCTTACGGTTAGCTATCAAAGTATAAAAGCCGCCCTAATGAACCCGGTAAAAAGCTTAAAAATGGAGTGA
- a CDS encoding ABC transporter permease, with protein sequence MIKSYLKIAWRNFIKNKSHSFINVSGLSVGLACSLLIVLWVQDERSIDAFHANGKLLYQVYERQSHDGKIEASYLTQALLADELKRRIPEVRYASGLEQGHPLTFQSGDKIVKMEGTFAGADFFRMFSYPLLQGTPESALNTPAGIAISRKMAELFFGSAEKAIGKSLRYENKDNVQVTAVFENLPANSSRQFDFLRSWKAFVKENAWVNNWGNFSPATFLQLRADADPDKTAAKVKNFISLYNSETNSNHTELYLQPYAEKYLNSTFKNGQIDGGRIVYVHLFSLAAIFILLIACANFMNLATARSIKRSKEVGVRKVIGAARSSLIVQFLSEALLLTSISIIIAVILVIALLPAFNNLTGKYLFLPVEQPVFWGTISGMLLFTAIVAGSYPAFFLSSLNPVRVLKGSLIFGRGATFFRKGLVVFQFSLSIILIVGMIVIYRQMEYMQTKSLGYNRDNLLYIPIEGDLIKKYDLFKEEVGKIPGIQSVSKMKESPTVIGHTKDDIGWVGKDPNLITPFADATVGYDFVKTMKLKLKDGRDFSRNFSTDSVGYMVNEEAVKKIGYQNPVGQPLSWGSRQGKIIGVLKDFHFNSMHEAIEPLVIRLSENQTWGTILVRVEAGKTKQVIAALEKICKDLNPNFSFTYQFSDQEYSKLYNSEQVVSRLSGYFAFLAIFISCMGLLGLIMFTAEQRVKEIGIRKILGASVSSLFTLLSSEFLVLVVIALLVASPIAWYAMNKWLQGFAYHTLIQWWVFAFSAGLIMLIALATVSFQAARSALINPVKSLRNE encoded by the coding sequence ATGATAAAAAGCTATTTAAAAATCGCATGGCGTAATTTCATCAAAAATAAATCGCATTCATTTATAAATGTTTCGGGTCTTTCGGTTGGCCTGGCTTGCAGCCTGTTGATTGTGCTTTGGGTACAGGATGAACGAAGCATAGATGCTTTTCATGCCAATGGCAAGCTGTTATATCAGGTTTACGAACGACAGTCTCATGATGGTAAAATTGAGGCCAGTTATCTTACGCAAGCTTTATTAGCCGATGAACTAAAAAGAAGAATACCCGAAGTGCGGTATGCCAGCGGTCTGGAGCAAGGGCACCCATTGACGTTTCAATCTGGTGATAAGATCGTTAAAATGGAAGGGACATTTGCCGGAGCCGACTTTTTCCGCATGTTTAGTTATCCATTATTGCAGGGCACACCTGAATCAGCTTTGAATACACCTGCCGGTATTGCCATTTCGCGAAAAATGGCTGAACTTTTTTTTGGATCTGCTGAGAAAGCCATTGGGAAAAGTCTTCGCTATGAGAACAAGGACAATGTTCAGGTTACAGCGGTTTTTGAAAACCTGCCGGCAAATTCTTCCCGGCAATTTGATTTTTTGAGAAGCTGGAAAGCATTTGTAAAAGAAAACGCCTGGGTAAATAACTGGGGCAACTTCAGTCCTGCTACCTTTTTGCAATTACGTGCCGATGCTGATCCTGATAAGACGGCTGCTAAGGTCAAAAATTTCATCAGCCTGTATAACTCAGAAACAAATAGCAATCATACGGAACTATACTTGCAGCCGTATGCCGAAAAATACCTTAACTCTACGTTTAAAAATGGCCAAATTGATGGAGGACGTATAGTATATGTGCATCTTTTTAGTCTTGCAGCTATCTTTATTTTGCTAATTGCCTGTGCTAATTTCATGAACCTGGCAACTGCGCGTTCTATCAAACGGTCTAAAGAAGTCGGTGTCAGAAAAGTTATTGGCGCGGCGCGGTCAAGCTTGATTGTGCAGTTTTTGAGCGAAGCCCTGTTGCTCACATCTATTTCCATCATAATTGCAGTTATCCTGGTAATTGCCCTGCTACCGGCATTTAATAACCTTACCGGGAAATACCTGTTTTTACCTGTTGAGCAACCTGTTTTTTGGGGAACGATATCAGGCATGTTACTATTTACAGCCATTGTAGCAGGGAGCTATCCAGCGTTTTTCCTGTCTTCGTTAAACCCAGTCCGGGTTTTAAAAGGCAGTCTCATCTTTGGCCGGGGAGCAACTTTTTTCCGTAAAGGTTTGGTCGTTTTTCAATTTTCACTCTCCATTATACTTATAGTGGGGATGATTGTGATTTATCGCCAAATGGAATACATGCAAACCAAAAGCCTCGGTTACAATCGCGACAATCTTTTATATATCCCGATAGAAGGTGATTTGATTAAAAAATATGATCTCTTCAAGGAAGAGGTGGGTAAAATACCAGGTATCCAGTCTGTTTCAAAAATGAAGGAGTCGCCTACTGTAATTGGTCATACTAAGGATGATATTGGATGGGTAGGGAAAGATCCCAATCTGATTACACCGTTTGCAGATGCCACTGTGGGGTATGATTTTGTGAAAACCATGAAACTGAAATTAAAGGATGGGCGAGATTTCTCCAGGAATTTCAGTACCGATTCTGTAGGTTATATGGTCAATGAAGAAGCTGTTAAGAAAATTGGTTATCAAAACCCTGTTGGCCAGCCACTATCATGGGGTAGCCGCCAGGGGAAGATCATTGGTGTACTAAAAGATTTTCATTTTAATTCGATGCACGAGGCTATCGAACCATTGGTTATCCGCCTGTCAGAAAATCAAACCTGGGGAACTATATTGGTCCGTGTTGAAGCTGGTAAAACCAAACAGGTTATTGCCGCACTGGAAAAGATCTGCAAAGATTTGAACCCCAACTTTTCATTTACTTACCAATTTTCTGACCAGGAGTATTCCAAATTGTACAACAGTGAGCAAGTGGTTAGTCGCCTTTCTGGCTACTTCGCATTTTTGGCAATTTTTATTTCCTGTATGGGTTTGCTGGGTTTGATCATGTTTACCGCAGAACAACGTGTAAAGGAAATAGGCATCCGTAAAATATTAGGTGCAAGTGTAAGCTCCTTATTTACATTGCTATCATCAGAGTTTTTGGTACTGGTAGTTATTGCCTTGCTTGTAGCATCGCCTATAGCCTGGTATGCCATGAATAAATGGCTGCAGGGCTTTGCCTATCACACTTTGATACAGTGGTGGGTGTTTGCCTTTTCGGCGGGGTTGATCATGCTGATAGCCCTGGCAACAGTAAGTTTCCAGGCAGCAAGATCGGCACTGATAAACCCGGTAAAAAGTTTGAGGAACGAATAA
- a CDS encoding ABC transporter permease encodes MLKNYLKIAWRNLVKNKAHTFINIAGLSVGLACSLLILLWVQNELSIDAYHKNADRLYTVYERQYYDNKIQGQYATPGVLADELKKQIPEVEAATNLIYGDEYTFQVGDKILKMTGADAGADYFKMVSVPLLQGNAQTALNSPVSLAISRKMAVAFFGSPEAAIGKTIRYENKKDFKVTGVFEDVPKASSQKYDFVRNWYSFLEENGWAKDWGNNGPATMIMLRADANPALVEKKITHFLDNLNKDQKKGTFTEELGMQRLDEGYLHGNFDNGKIEGGRIEYVHLFTIVAIFILLIACINFMNLTTARSVKRAREIGVRKVVGAVRSVLIKQFIGESLLITTLAVVVSLVLLVLLLPVFNHITQKEIDLPFNQPLFWIKLAALTIITGLISGSYPALFLSSFNPVKVLKGAIKLDSGTTMFRKGLVIFQFALSVILITATIVVSRQMAYVQSKNLGYDRENLIYVPMNGELIPKYSTFKQEALRMPGIQLVSRMSSVPTNMSNTTGNVNWEGKDPNVNIEFTQTSVGYDFVKTLRLKMLAGRDFSKDYPTDSVGYIINEAALKRIKYANPIGKPLTFWGKKGTIVGLVQDFHFNSLHEQVQPLVIRSREGEDYGTVMVKTQPGKTKQALASLETLCKQINPSFPFTYNFSDQEYQKLYQNEQVVTKLSDAFAFLAIFISCLGLLGLAMFTAEQRIKEIGIRKVLGASVSSLFALLSSEFLLLVIIALFIALPVSWYAMNHWLQRFAYRTPIQWWMFALSGATIILIAILTVSFQAIKAALINPIKSLRSE; translated from the coding sequence ATGTTAAAAAATTATTTAAAAATAGCCTGGCGTAATTTAGTTAAGAACAAGGCACACACCTTTATTAACATCGCGGGCCTTTCGGTTGGGCTGGCCTGCAGCCTGCTTATTTTGTTATGGGTACAAAATGAGTTGAGTATAGATGCTTATCATAAAAACGCAGATCGCCTTTATACGGTTTATGAACGGCAGTATTATGATAATAAAATTCAGGGGCAATATGCTACCCCGGGAGTACTTGCTGATGAATTAAAAAAGCAGATCCCGGAAGTTGAAGCGGCTACCAATTTAATATACGGAGATGAGTACACTTTTCAGGTTGGCGATAAAATATTGAAAATGACAGGCGCCGATGCCGGCGCCGATTATTTTAAAATGGTGAGCGTGCCGCTATTACAAGGTAACGCGCAAACCGCGTTAAACTCGCCTGTGAGCCTGGCTATCTCGCGCAAAATGGCGGTGGCTTTTTTTGGCAGCCCCGAGGCGGCTATTGGCAAAACCATACGTTACGAAAACAAAAAGGATTTTAAAGTAACCGGGGTATTTGAAGATGTACCAAAAGCCTCATCACAAAAGTACGACTTCGTAAGGAACTGGTATAGTTTCCTGGAAGAGAATGGATGGGCGAAAGACTGGGGCAATAACGGACCGGCTACGATGATCATGTTACGGGCCGATGCCAATCCAGCATTGGTTGAAAAAAAGATCACCCACTTTTTAGATAATTTAAATAAAGATCAAAAGAAGGGCACATTTACAGAAGAACTGGGTATGCAGCGTTTAGACGAAGGTTACCTGCATGGCAATTTTGATAATGGTAAAATAGAAGGCGGTCGTATTGAGTATGTACATCTGTTTACCATTGTAGCCATTTTTATTTTACTGATAGCCTGCATTAACTTTATGAACCTTACCACCGCACGTTCAGTTAAACGTGCCCGCGAGATAGGGGTTCGCAAGGTAGTAGGCGCAGTACGGTCGGTTTTGATCAAACAGTTTATCGGCGAATCATTACTCATCACCACGCTGGCGGTAGTAGTTTCACTGGTTTTACTGGTGCTGTTGTTGCCGGTGTTTAACCATATCACCCAAAAAGAGATTGATCTGCCATTTAATCAGCCTTTATTCTGGATAAAACTGGCAGCTTTAACTATCATAACCGGTTTAATTTCGGGCAGCTACCCGGCTTTGTTTTTATCGTCCTTTAACCCGGTTAAGGTATTAAAGGGTGCCATCAAGTTAGATTCAGGAACCACTATGTTCCGCAAGGGGCTCGTTATATTTCAGTTTGCTTTATCGGTTATACTGATAACCGCCACCATAGTTGTATCGCGGCAAATGGCTTATGTACAATCAAAAAACCTGGGGTACGACCGTGAAAACCTGATATATGTACCCATGAACGGCGAACTGATACCTAAATACAGCACTTTTAAACAAGAGGCATTGCGTATGCCGGGTATACAACTGGTAAGCCGTATGAGCAGCGTACCAACCAATATGTCAAACACCACAGGCAATGTAAACTGGGAAGGTAAGGATCCTAATGTAAACATTGAGTTTACCCAAACATCGGTAGGGTATGATTTTGTAAAAACACTCAGGCTGAAAATGCTGGCCGGGCGAGATTTTTCAAAGGACTACCCCACAGATTCTGTAGGTTATATTATTAATGAGGCGGCCCTGAAAAGGATCAAATATGCAAATCCTATTGGCAAGCCCCTAACATTTTGGGGTAAAAAAGGCACAATTGTAGGGCTGGTTCAAGATTTTCATTTTAACTCCCTGCATGAGCAGGTGCAACCGCTGGTGATAAGGTCAAGAGAAGGGGAAGATTATGGTACTGTAATGGTAAAAACCCAGCCGGGTAAAACCAAACAGGCGCTGGCCAGCCTCGAAACATTGTGTAAACAAATTAACCCATCTTTCCCGTTTACTTATAATTTTTCAGATCAGGAATACCAGAAGCTATATCAAAACGAACAGGTGGTAACCAAGCTTTCGGATGCGTTTGCTTTCCTGGCCATATTTATTTCATGCCTGGGATTATTGGGGCTGGCCATGTTCACCGCCGAGCAGCGCATCAAGGAAATAGGCATCCGCAAGGTGTTAGGCGCGAGTGTGAGTTCACTGTTCGCGCTGCTGTCGTCGGAGTTTTTATTACTGGTAATTATTGCCCTGTTTATCGCGTTGCCCGTATCCTGGTATGCCATGAACCATTGGCTGCAGCGGTTTGCTTACCGTACCCCTATACAGTGGTGGATGTTCGCTTTGTCGGGAGCTACTATTATACTGATAGCTATACTAACGGTAAGCTTCCAGGCAATAAAGGCGGCACTCATAAACCCCATTAAAAGTTTGAGAAGCGAATAG